A stretch of Halococcus sediminicola DNA encodes these proteins:
- a CDS encoding NRDE family protein: MCTLVLAWQVFPDRPVAVAANRDESLERESNPPGLLSEHPEIIAPSDAEAGGTWIGYNEFGLFAAVTNRWTDRELAGERSRGLLVRDALEAESAEVAARHVERAVEADEYEGFNLVVADERAAILLEWDGQLRVRNLDPGVHVVMNTGAIGDVDIPESWPERGERQAANGRAVREALQPEPGEGSDEWLDRAAEVLGDHEYGVCVHHEEFGFGTRSSSLVSIDGNGTGTYDFADGPPCRTPFEPVERRI, encoded by the coding sequence ATGTGCACTCTCGTGCTCGCGTGGCAGGTTTTTCCGGATCGTCCAGTAGCGGTCGCGGCCAACCGGGACGAATCCCTGGAGCGCGAATCGAACCCGCCGGGACTGCTCTCGGAACACCCGGAAATCATCGCCCCGAGCGACGCCGAGGCCGGCGGCACGTGGATCGGCTACAACGAATTCGGACTCTTCGCCGCGGTCACGAACCGCTGGACCGACCGGGAACTGGCGGGCGAGCGCTCGCGCGGACTGCTCGTCAGGGACGCGCTCGAAGCCGAGTCGGCGGAGGTGGCGGCTCGTCACGTAGAGCGCGCGGTCGAGGCGGACGAGTACGAGGGGTTCAACCTCGTGGTGGCCGACGAGCGGGCGGCGATTCTCCTCGAATGGGATGGACAGTTACGGGTTCGCAACCTCGACCCCGGCGTCCACGTCGTGATGAACACCGGCGCAATCGGCGACGTCGATATTCCGGAATCGTGGCCCGAGCGCGGCGAGCGACAGGCCGCCAATGGAAGAGCGGTGCGCGAAGCACTCCAGCCGGAACCGGGTGAGGGGAGCGACGAGTGGCTCGACCGCGCGGCAGAGGTTCTCGGCGATCACGAGTACGGGGTCTGTGTCCACCACGAGGAGTTCGGCTTCGGCACACGCTCGTCGTCGCTCGTCAGTATCGATGGCAATGGAACTGGAACATACGACTTCGCGGATGGACCACCCTGTCGGACGCCGTTCGAACCGGTCGAACGCCGGATTTAA
- a CDS encoding cold-shock protein, translating into MATGTVDFFNDTGGYGFIDTEDSEEDVFFHMEDIGGPDLEEDTEVEFDIEQADKGPRATNVTRQ; encoded by the coding sequence ATGGCAACAGGTACGGTCGACTTCTTCAACGACACGGGCGGTTACGGCTTTATCGACACTGAGGACTCCGAGGAGGACGTTTTCTTCCACATGGAGGACATCGGCGGCCCGGACCTCGAAGAGGACACCGAAGTCGAATTCGACATCGAACAGGCTGACAAAGGACCGCGAGCGACCAACGTTACCCGACAGTAA
- a CDS encoding MBL fold metallo-hydrolase: MVHSTWGDWFVQDEIEAADPDGLAVWYLGCNGYVLRTAETTMYLDPYLGDGSPPRTIRMIPVPMDPADATLCDAVLVTHEHIDHMHPPSHRALVEDCGGDLYAPAASHDAPNYDGDVEAPPAETVAPGDDFTVGNLSIHVRGANDPDAEEPVTYVVEHESGTFFAAGDSRPADEFSDIATEFDIDLGVLAYGTVGNIFHTEDNPSETYPTDWYNDGEQVVEAANQLDLDRLMPVHWDMWKGVGSDPKIVHEHAASYEHPRVVEIVSIGDRVDVGEPGVVQLQDRRE, encoded by the coding sequence ATGGTACACTCGACGTGGGGCGACTGGTTCGTACAGGACGAGATCGAGGCTGCCGATCCGGACGGACTCGCGGTCTGGTATCTCGGTTGTAATGGCTATGTCCTCCGCACCGCGGAGACGACGATGTATCTCGATCCGTATCTCGGCGACGGATCGCCGCCCCGAACCATCAGAATGATCCCCGTGCCGATGGACCCCGCCGATGCCACCCTCTGCGACGCCGTCCTCGTCACCCACGAGCACATCGATCACATGCATCCGCCCTCCCACCGCGCGCTCGTCGAGGACTGTGGCGGCGACCTCTACGCGCCCGCGGCCTCCCACGACGCGCCGAACTACGATGGCGACGTCGAGGCTCCGCCGGCCGAGACCGTCGCGCCTGGTGACGACTTCACTGTCGGCAACCTCTCGATCCACGTCCGCGGCGCGAACGACCCCGATGCCGAGGAGCCCGTGACCTACGTCGTCGAACACGAGTCGGGCACCTTCTTCGCAGCGGGTGACTCCCGGCCGGCCGACGAGTTTTCTGACATCGCCACCGAGTTCGACATCGACCTCGGCGTGCTCGCCTACGGCACCGTCGGCAACATCTTCCACACGGAGGACAATCCCTCGGAGACCTACCCGACCGACTGGTACAACGACGGCGAGCAGGTCGTCGAGGCGGCGAACCAGCTCGACCTCGACCGACTCATGCCCGTTCACTGGGACATGTGGAAGGGCGTCGGTTCCGATCCGAAGATCGTCCACGAGCACGCGGCCTCCTACGAGCATCCGCGGGTCGTCGAGATCGTCTCCATCGGCGACCGTGTGGACGTCGGCGAACCGGGCGTCGTGCAGCTGCAGGACCGCCGCGAGTAG
- a CDS encoding AMP-dependent synthetase/ligase yields MTDGDWRAAERDHTDEVIGTDTIPRLFERSATRNADRPAQRYKGGVHERALAGSVVREADHGEYVTLTYEEFQSIVRSLAAGFRDLGVESDDRVGIFSASRMEWAQTDFALLAAGAVVTTVYKESSPRQVEYLLADPGAKGVIVDSRDRLERVLDVEDALDLEFVVVLDDVPTDRDDVFTLADIYERGERAFDRAAYEGWLSERTPDDLASLIYTSGTTGKPKGVEMTHRNFRANINQLRKRFGDRPDKSPDLPSVGRETVALSFLPLAHVFERLAGHFFLFASGATVAYAESADTVADDIQTTQPTTAISVPRIYERIFDSMREDADSAIKRRIFERAVGAAKRSSQRENPGRTLRVERALADRLVYSTLREAMGGNIDFFISGGGSLSPELARLFDGMDLPIYEGYGLTEAAPVVSVNPPEAPKPGTLGPPLTGVETKLDATVLPVEQRNSGDVGELLVRGPNVTAGYWNNPEETDDAFESGWLRTGDIVERDSDGYLVYHERLKQLLVLTTGRNVAPGPIESAFATSERVVQAMVLGDDEKFVSALLVPNFEKLRAWAARKNVELPSDRAAVCRDEHARAWVEAHVENVNDEVEPHERIKRFELVPTEWTPENDLLTPSLKKKRRNIRTRFADQIDRIYATKQAAADD; encoded by the coding sequence ATGACCGACGGGGATTGGCGCGCGGCCGAGCGCGACCACACCGACGAGGTAATCGGTACCGACACCATCCCACGGCTGTTCGAGCGGAGCGCGACCCGCAACGCCGACCGGCCCGCCCAACGGTACAAGGGCGGCGTCCACGAGCGCGCGCTCGCCGGCAGCGTCGTCAGGGAGGCCGACCACGGCGAGTACGTCACGCTCACCTACGAAGAGTTCCAGTCGATCGTCCGCTCGCTCGCGGCTGGCTTCCGCGACCTCGGCGTCGAGAGCGACGACCGAGTAGGCATCTTCTCGGCGTCGCGCATGGAGTGGGCACAGACCGATTTCGCCCTGTTGGCGGCGGGTGCGGTCGTCACCACCGTTTATAAGGAGTCTTCGCCGCGACAGGTCGAGTATCTCCTCGCCGACCCCGGAGCCAAAGGCGTGATCGTCGACAGCCGCGACCGACTGGAGCGCGTGCTCGACGTCGAGGACGCGCTCGACCTCGAATTCGTCGTCGTGCTGGACGACGTTCCGACCGACCGCGACGATGTTTTCACGCTTGCCGACATCTACGAGCGCGGTGAGCGCGCCTTCGACCGCGCGGCCTACGAGGGCTGGTTGAGCGAGCGAACACCCGACGACCTGGCGAGTCTCATCTACACTTCGGGAACGACGGGCAAGCCGAAAGGTGTCGAGATGACCCACCGCAACTTCCGGGCGAACATCAACCAACTCAGAAAGCGCTTCGGCGACCGGCCCGACAAATCGCCCGACCTCCCCTCCGTCGGCCGCGAGACGGTCGCGCTTTCGTTCCTGCCGCTCGCACACGTCTTCGAGCGCCTCGCGGGGCACTTCTTCCTCTTCGCGAGCGGCGCGACCGTCGCCTACGCCGAGAGCGCCGACACGGTGGCCGACGATATTCAAACGACCCAGCCGACCACGGCCATCAGCGTTCCGCGCATCTACGAACGCATCTTCGATTCGATGCGCGAGGACGCCGACTCGGCCATCAAACGCCGTATCTTCGAACGGGCGGTCGGGGCGGCAAAGCGCAGCAGCCAACGGGAAAACCCGGGCCGAACGCTGCGCGTCGAGCGCGCGCTCGCCGATCGACTGGTCTACAGCACGCTCAGGGAGGCGATGGGCGGCAACATCGACTTTTTCATCAGCGGCGGTGGCAGCCTCTCGCCGGAACTCGCCAGACTATTCGACGGGATGGACCTTCCCATCTACGAGGGCTACGGACTCACCGAGGCCGCACCCGTCGTCTCGGTCAACCCGCCCGAGGCACCGAAACCGGGGACGTTGGGACCGCCGCTCACCGGCGTCGAGACGAAACTCGATGCCACAGTTCTCCCCGTCGAACAGCGCAACAGCGGCGATGTCGGCGAACTCCTCGTTCGCGGCCCGAACGTTACGGCGGGGTACTGGAACAATCCCGAGGAAACCGACGACGCTTTCGAATCGGGCTGGCTACGGACCGGCGACATCGTCGAGCGCGATTCGGATGGCTATCTCGTCTATCACGAGCGGCTGAAGCAGTTGCTGGTGCTCACCACGGGCAGGAACGTCGCGCCCGGTCCCATCGAGAGCGCCTTCGCCACCTCCGAACGGGTCGTGCAGGCGATGGTGCTCGGCGACGACGAGAAGTTCGTGAGCGCCCTGCTGGTCCCGAACTTCGAGAAACTGCGCGCGTGGGCCGCCCGGAAGAACGTCGAACTGCCGAGCGACCGCGCGGCGGTCTGCCGCGACGAGCACGCCCGCGCGTGGGTCGAAGCGCACGTCGAGAACGTCAACGACGAGGTGGAACCCCACGAGCGCATCAAGCGCTTCGAACTCGTTCCGACCGAGTGGACGCCCGAAAACGACCTGCTCACGCCGTCACTGAAGAAAAAGCGCCGCAACATCAGAACTCGCTTCGCCGATCAGATAGACCGCATCTACGCCACGAAGCAAGCGGCGGCCGACGATTAG
- a CDS encoding helix-turn-helix transcriptional regulator gives MSTTAEADLSEDERAALELVRSTGGIHQSDFWKELDVDSRTGSRIAERLEERGLVEREDTVYEGHNTYYIAPAARDLDFSLLMAGNNLSPLVGEEDVEPESDAFSQWIMQLAYQ, from the coding sequence ATGAGCACGACCGCCGAAGCCGACCTCTCCGAAGACGAGCGCGCCGCTCTCGAACTCGTCCGCTCGACAGGAGGAATCCACCAGAGCGACTTCTGGAAGGAACTCGACGTGGACTCGCGCACGGGCAGTCGCATCGCCGAGCGCCTCGAAGAGCGCGGGCTCGTCGAGCGCGAGGACACCGTCTACGAGGGCCACAACACCTACTACATCGCGCCGGCGGCGCGCGATCTCGACTTTTCACTCTTGATGGCCGGCAACAACCTCTCGCCGCTGGTCGGCGAGGAGGACGTCGAACCCGAAAGCGACGCCTTCTCGCAGTGGATCATGCAGTTGGCCTACCAGTAG
- a CDS encoding DUF5791 family protein: MGPTNRVGTYCGCEPHVEGSRLRIDATDCARRGRIVTNRACLATAIAALDGSITGIETYREGGEHRLKKGTVGILVAAARFTTLVGEYDWALARRAYREPLGAARAALARGGRVGKLATVTGLAEALTRNGYGAFAAGCELNALTSAVATEPMLHDIDEAGNLAPDELRARYDERLRAVVESHGVERVREETGVENVEALANGDSPPLMLDDAAAILALNPDEPDADVIVMETRDHLLMGMTTAVLDVEAVESGIDGALEAREIQQKIEGRLPMGLDELALLHGHIEHRKP, encoded by the coding sequence GTGGGGCCGACGAATCGAGTAGGCACGTACTGTGGCTGCGAGCCACACGTCGAGGGCAGTCGTCTTCGCATCGACGCGACCGACTGCGCCAGGCGCGGCCGGATCGTGACGAACCGGGCCTGTCTGGCGACCGCCATCGCGGCGCTCGACGGCTCCATCACCGGAATCGAAACCTATCGAGAAGGTGGCGAGCACCGTCTGAAGAAGGGAACCGTCGGTATCCTCGTGGCCGCGGCCCGATTCACCACGCTCGTGGGTGAGTACGACTGGGCGCTGGCGCGACGGGCGTATCGGGAGCCGCTCGGGGCCGCCCGCGCAGCGCTCGCCCGCGGCGGACGGGTGGGTAAACTCGCTACCGTGACGGGACTGGCTGAAGCGCTCACTCGAAACGGGTACGGAGCGTTCGCCGCCGGATGTGAACTCAATGCACTTACGTCGGCGGTAGCTACCGAACCCATGCTCCACGACATCGACGAGGCGGGCAACCTCGCGCCCGACGAGTTGCGCGCGCGCTACGACGAACGACTCCGTGCGGTCGTCGAGAGCCACGGCGTCGAGAGGGTCCGGGAGGAGACGGGCGTCGAGAACGTCGAAGCGCTCGCGAACGGCGATTCGCCACCCCTCATGCTCGACGACGCCGCCGCGATTCTCGCGCTCAACCCGGACGAACCCGACGCCGACGTCATCGTCATGGAGACCCGCGACCACCTCCTGATGGGGATGACGACCGCCGTGCTCGACGTCGAGGCGGTCGAGTCGGGCATCGATGGGGCGCTCGAAGCGCGCGAAATCCAGCAGAAGATCGAGGGGCGACTCCCGATGGGCCTCGACGAACTCGCGCTGCTTCACGGCCACATCGAACACCGGAAGCCATGA
- a CDS encoding SDR family oxidoreductase, giving the protein MSVAIVGCGYIGLALGRQLAPDHEVVGVRRSAEGCAKIERAGFDAVAADLTSREELAAIPDVDSVIFAASSGGRGADAARDIYVDGLETVVEQFGARDESPDRLVYTSSTGVYGDHDGGWVDEETPIEPTTEKTEVLAEAERIALEETGEYGIDGTVVRFAGLYGPRRYRLDRYLDGPVTEGYLNMVHRADAAGTIRFLLDGDHGRGEAVLAVDDEPVDKWELSDWLADECERSRPEKRTIAERLAEGDLSEPARRRIETSKRCSNAKLRGLGYEFTYPTYREGYRAAIDERRGD; this is encoded by the coding sequence ATGAGCGTCGCCATCGTCGGCTGTGGCTACATCGGTCTCGCACTCGGTCGCCAGCTCGCGCCCGACCACGAAGTCGTCGGCGTGCGCCGCTCCGCCGAGGGCTGTGCGAAAATCGAGCGCGCCGGCTTCGACGCCGTCGCGGCCGACCTCACCAGTCGTGAGGAACTCGCGGCCATCCCGGACGTCGATTCCGTGATTTTCGCAGCGAGTTCCGGCGGTCGCGGGGCCGACGCCGCACGCGACATCTACGTCGACGGTCTCGAAACCGTCGTCGAGCAGTTCGGCGCGCGCGACGAGTCGCCCGACCGACTCGTCTACACCTCCTCGACGGGCGTCTACGGCGACCACGACGGCGGGTGGGTCGACGAGGAGACACCGATCGAACCGACGACCGAGAAGACCGAGGTGTTGGCCGAGGCCGAGCGAATCGCGCTGGAGGAAACGGGGGAATACGGCATCGACGGCACGGTCGTGCGCTTCGCGGGGCTGTACGGGCCGAGGCGCTACCGGCTCGACCGCTACCTCGACGGGCCTGTAACAGAAGGCTATCTCAACATGGTCCACCGCGCGGACGCCGCCGGCACGATTCGCTTCCTGCTCGACGGCGACCACGGGCGCGGGGAGGCCGTGCTCGCGGTGGACGACGAACCGGTCGACAAATGGGAACTCTCCGACTGGCTGGCCGACGAATGCGAGCGGTCACGTCCCGAAAAGCGAACCATCGCCGAACGGCTCGCGGAGGGCGACCTCTCGGAGCCGGCGCGGCGACGCATCGAGACGTCGAAACGCTGTTCGAACGCCAAACTTCGGGGGTTGGGTTACGAGTTCACGTATCCGACCTACCGCGAGGGCTACCGGGCGGCCATCGACGAACGTCGCGGCGACTGA
- a CDS encoding enolase C-terminal domain-like protein, with protein sequence MPPEITRIETTEFSYTLSDVGSDPGFNLVYDPGETTERRLFSIRVHTDGDLTGEFVGGNSPAFAQFHEVADYLIGKNPLRRERHWSEMKRALRKYDRMGIGPVDIALWDLAGKHYGASIAELLGQYRERLPAYASTYHADDNGGLDSPEAYADFAEECQEMGYGGFKIHGWGGSDARRDIDREIETVRAVGQRVPGMDLMIDPACEYETFADALKVGRACDEQEFLWYEDPFRDGGISQHAHRKLRQQLDTPILQTEHVRGLESHTDFVDREATDFVRADPEYDAGITGAMKIAHMAEGHGLDVEIHSPGPAQRHCMAGMRNANYYEMALVHPDCQNTAPPIYEEYEDQLDSIDSEGTVAVPDGPGLGIEYDWEFIDEHKTGGRTYE encoded by the coding sequence ATGCCGCCGGAAATCACGCGCATCGAGACGACGGAGTTCAGCTACACCCTTTCGGATGTCGGCTCGGACCCGGGATTCAACCTCGTCTACGACCCTGGAGAAACCACCGAGCGCCGACTGTTCAGCATTCGTGTCCACACTGACGGTGACCTCACCGGCGAGTTCGTCGGCGGCAACTCGCCGGCCTTTGCCCAGTTCCACGAGGTCGCCGACTATCTCATCGGGAAGAACCCGCTCCGTCGTGAGCGCCACTGGTCCGAAATGAAGCGTGCTCTCCGGAAATACGACCGCATGGGGATCGGACCGGTGGACATCGCCCTCTGGGATCTCGCGGGCAAACACTACGGCGCGTCCATCGCCGAACTGCTCGGCCAGTATCGCGAGCGCCTGCCCGCCTACGCCTCGACCTACCACGCCGACGATAACGGAGGATTGGACTCGCCGGAAGCCTACGCCGACTTCGCCGAGGAGTGCCAAGAGATGGGGTACGGCGGGTTCAAGATCCACGGCTGGGGTGGCAGCGACGCCCGACGTGACATCGACCGCGAGATCGAGACCGTCCGCGCGGTTGGCCAGCGCGTGCCCGGGATGGATCTGATGATCGATCCGGCCTGCGAGTACGAGACGTTCGCCGACGCGCTGAAGGTCGGCCGTGCGTGCGACGAACAGGAATTCCTCTGGTACGAGGACCCCTTTCGTGATGGGGGTATCTCCCAGCACGCCCACCGGAAGCTCCGCCAGCAACTCGACACGCCGATCCTCCAGACCGAGCACGTCCGCGGGCTCGAGTCGCACACCGACTTCGTCGACCGCGAGGCGACCGACTTCGTGCGGGCCGATCCCGAGTACGACGCGGGTATCACTGGCGCGATGAAGATCGCTCACATGGCCGAAGGCCACGGTCTCGACGTCGAGATCCACTCGCCGGGCCCAGCCCAGCGCCACTGCATGGCCGGGATGCGAAACGCGAACTACTACGAGATGGCGCTCGTCCATCCCGACTGTCAGAACACCGCCCCGCCGATCTACGAGGAGTACGAGGACCAGCTCGACTCGATCGACAGCGAGGGGACCGTCGCCGTTCCCGACGGTCCTGGACTCGGCATCGAGTACGACTGGGAGTTCATCGACGAGCACAAGACAGGCGGACGGACCTACGAATAG
- a CDS encoding 2Fe-2S iron-sulfur cluster-binding protein, which translates to MVEVFGLSIGVLLVVMMVVLHFSSGTERSIPDDVSQSVLERRAESVPETNFPEPMNRSIGGGAAPAGAVGGGEGGAEGELAEGEASEGSASPADIPDDEAEVFEIEYEKEGETLEVPENQTLLEAGEEQGWDLPYACRAGQCLSCGGHVADGPSEDYLTHDGQEMLSEDELGDGYTLTCVAYPTADLTLETNETP; encoded by the coding sequence ATGGTCGAGGTATTCGGGCTGTCGATAGGCGTCCTGTTGGTGGTGATGATGGTGGTGTTGCACTTCTCATCGGGCACCGAACGGTCCATCCCCGACGACGTCTCCCAGTCGGTCCTCGAACGGCGTGCCGAGAGCGTTCCGGAGACGAACTTCCCCGAGCCGATGAACCGGTCGATCGGCGGTGGGGCGGCCCCGGCCGGCGCAGTCGGTGGCGGCGAGGGCGGAGCCGAGGGCGAACTCGCCGAGGGTGAGGCGAGCGAGGGCTCGGCAAGCCCGGCCGACATCCCCGACGACGAGGCGGAGGTCTTCGAGATCGAATACGAGAAGGAGGGCGAGACGCTCGAAGTGCCCGAAAACCAGACGCTGCTCGAAGCCGGCGAGGAGCAGGGTTGGGACCTGCCCTACGCCTGCCGTGCGGGCCAGTGTCTGTCCTGTGGCGGCCACGTCGCCGACGGTCCGTCCGAGGACTACCTCACTCACGACGGTCAGGAGATGCTCAGTGAGGACGAACTCGGCGACGGCTACACGCTGACCTGTGTTGCCTACCCGACCGCCGACCTGACGCTCGAAACGAACGAGACACCCTGA
- a CDS encoding NAD-dependent epimerase/dehydratase family protein yields the protein MDALVIGGTRFIGRHTVAELLAHDYAVTVFNRGNHGNPFENDVEHIEGDRTDREDLARAAERNPDVIIDCVAYHPEEVRTAIELFDGSRYVVISSGAAYGAEEIPKRESETALHECTAEQATDDSWETYGPRKAEIDRVVSDAAADGAAATSVRPPVVYGPHDYTERFDYWLDRVRNHDRVVVPGDGDCLRHLVFVEDVARALRVVAEEGSSGAAYNVGDRRLPILSEWVELVADALDTEVEIVTANERELAVADLEPDDFPLYRSYPHVLDTNRLSALGWEATPIEDALAHTVEDHRASERTGRENGPDRGAEERVLAVLDTL from the coding sequence ATGGACGCACTCGTCATCGGCGGGACACGGTTCATCGGCCGCCACACCGTCGCCGAGCTGCTCGCCCACGACTACGCGGTCACGGTGTTCAACCGGGGCAACCACGGCAACCCCTTCGAGAACGATGTCGAGCACATCGAGGGCGATCGAACCGATCGGGAGGACCTCGCACGCGCCGCCGAGCGCAACCCCGACGTCATCATCGACTGCGTGGCTTACCATCCTGAGGAGGTCCGGACGGCCATCGAGCTGTTCGACGGGAGCCGCTACGTCGTGATTTCGAGCGGTGCGGCCTACGGAGCCGAAGAAATCCCGAAACGTGAGAGCGAGACTGCTCTCCACGAGTGTACCGCCGAGCAGGCGACCGACGATTCGTGGGAAACCTACGGACCCAGAAAGGCGGAAATCGACCGGGTAGTGAGCGACGCTGCCGCCGATGGCGCTGCGGCGACGAGCGTGCGCCCGCCGGTGGTCTACGGCCCGCACGACTACACCGAGCGCTTCGATTACTGGCTCGACAGGGTTCGCAATCACGACCGCGTGGTGGTGCCCGGCGACGGCGACTGTCTGCGCCACCTCGTCTTCGTCGAGGACGTCGCCCGTGCGCTCCGGGTCGTGGCCGAGGAGGGTAGTTCGGGAGCAGCGTACAACGTCGGCGACCGTCGGCTGCCGATTCTCTCGGAATGGGTCGAACTCGTGGCCGACGCGCTCGACACCGAGGTGGAAATCGTGACCGCCAACGAGCGCGAACTCGCCGTCGCCGACCTCGAACCCGACGATTTCCCGCTGTATCGCTCGTACCCACACGTGCTCGACACGAACCGACTCTCGGCACTCGGCTGGGAGGCGACGCCGATCGAGGACGCACTCGCGCACACAGTCGAGGACCACCGCGCGAGCGAGCGCACCGGCCGCGAGAACGGTCCCGACCGCGGGGCCGAAGAGCGCGTGCTCGCGGTGCTCGACACGCTCTGA
- a CDS encoding SDR family NAD(P)-dependent oxidoreductase — translation MGTANFDYSDETVIVTGGSAGIGRAIALGFGRAGATVIVADVREEPKMEGEDVPTHQLISESGSTGEYVETDVSDPDELESVVEAARDFGGVDVMVNNAGVQHSEPFLDVEQEDFDRLHHTNIRGVFFGTQAAARDMIDRDEPGSIVNTASISSWVAQHGQVQYDSTKGAIKMITKGTALELAEHGIRVNAIGPGQIATEFTEGWSEEAQEAAGDEGGFIKPVPLGRAGHPDDNAGAAMFLASENASYITGQLLFVDGGWTAI, via the coding sequence ATGGGAACGGCGAACTTCGATTACAGCGACGAGACCGTGATCGTCACCGGCGGCAGCGCGGGCATCGGGCGCGCCATCGCGCTCGGGTTCGGGCGCGCGGGCGCGACGGTGATCGTCGCCGACGTGCGCGAGGAGCCGAAGATGGAGGGCGAGGACGTGCCGACCCACCAGCTGATTTCTGAGTCGGGCAGCACCGGCGAGTACGTCGAAACCGACGTCTCGGACCCTGACGAACTCGAATCGGTCGTCGAGGCCGCCCGCGACTTTGGAGGTGTCGACGTGATGGTGAACAACGCCGGCGTCCAGCACTCAGAACCGTTCCTCGACGTCGAGCAGGAGGACTTCGACCGCCTGCACCACACCAACATTCGAGGGGTGTTCTTCGGGACGCAGGCCGCCGCGCGCGACATGATCGACCGCGACGAGCCGGGGAGCATCGTCAACACCGCCTCGATCTCCTCATGGGTCGCCCAGCACGGTCAGGTCCAGTACGACTCGACGAAGGGTGCCATCAAGATGATTACCAAGGGGACGGCGCTCGAACTCGCCGAGCACGGTATCCGGGTGAACGCCATCGGACCGGGACAGATCGCTACCGAGTTCACCGAGGGCTGGTCCGAGGAAGCCCAAGAAGCCGCCGGCGACGAGGGCGGGTTCATCAAACCCGTGCCGCTGGGTCGGGCCGGCCATCCCGACGACAACGCCGGCGCGGCCATGTTCCTCGCCAGCGAGAACGCCTCGTACATCACCGGTCAGCTCCTGTTCGTCGACGGCGGCTGGACGGCGATCTGA
- a CDS encoding NAD(P)-dependent glycerol-1-phosphate dehydrogenase has product MFDKTTWIRLPRNVVVGHGVLSRTTDAIAELHLAGRPLVVTSPTAREVAGERVVADFADEGTEPATVVVEQASFGAVERVIETAREAAAGFLVGVGGGKPIDIAKMASDTLDVGFVSVPTAASHDGIVSGRGSVPEGDSRHSVAAEPPLAVVADTEIIADAPWELTTAGCADIISNYTAVRDWQLAHRLQNVEYSEYAGALSQMTAEMLVDNADSIKRGLEESAWVVVKALVSSGVAMSIAGSSRPASGAEHLFSHQLDRIAPGAALHGHQVGVGSILTEYLHSGAAGRWTNIRDALAQLGAPTTAAGLGLDDESIVEALTSAHAIRDRYTILGNGMNESAAREVATATGVIEQA; this is encoded by the coding sequence ATGTTCGACAAGACCACGTGGATTCGCCTGCCGCGCAACGTCGTGGTCGGTCATGGCGTACTCTCTCGAACCACCGACGCCATCGCCGAACTCCATTTGGCCGGTCGCCCGCTCGTCGTGACCAGCCCTACGGCCCGCGAGGTCGCCGGCGAGCGCGTCGTCGCGGATTTCGCCGACGAGGGCACCGAACCGGCGACGGTCGTCGTCGAGCAGGCGAGTTTCGGAGCCGTCGAGCGCGTCATCGAGACCGCCCGCGAGGCGGCAGCGGGCTTTTTAGTTGGGGTGGGCGGCGGCAAACCCATCGACATCGCCAAGATGGCCAGCGACACGCTCGACGTGGGTTTCGTCTCGGTTCCCACCGCGGCGAGCCACGACGGCATCGTTTCCGGGCGCGGGTCGGTCCCCGAGGGCGATTCGCGCCACTCGGTTGCCGCCGAACCTCCCTTGGCTGTGGTCGCCGATACCGAAATCATCGCCGACGCACCGTGGGAACTCACGACCGCCGGCTGTGCGGACATCATCTCGAACTACACCGCAGTACGTGACTGGCAACTCGCCCACCGACTCCAGAACGTGGAATACTCGGAGTACGCGGGCGCGCTCAGCCAAATGACCGCCGAGATGCTCGTCGACAACGCCGACTCCATCAAACGAGGATTGGAGGAGTCGGCGTGGGTCGTCGTCAAGGCACTCGTCTCCTCGGGGGTGGCGATGTCCATCGCCGGCTCCTCGCGGCCGGCCAGCGGGGCCGAACACCTTTTTTCCCACCAACTCGACCGCATCGCGCCCGGCGCTGCGCTGCACGGCCATCAGGTGGGTGTGGGATCGATCCTGACCGAATACCTCCACAGCGGCGCGGCGGGCAGATGGACGAACATCCGCGACGCGCTCGCCCAACTCGGCGCGCCGACGACCGCCGCCGGACTCGGCCTCGACGACGAATCCATCGTCGAGGCGCTCACGAGCGCCCACGCGATCCGTGACCGCTACACCATCCTCGGCAACGGGATGAACGAGAGCGCCGCCCGCGAGGTCGCCACGGCGACCGGCGTCATCGAGCAGGCCTAG